The following proteins are co-located in the Bacillus pumilus genome:
- a CDS encoding dsDNA nuclease domain-containing protein has product MDKLKDSFVKPRDISGPRSSNRFDYQKDWAILKMMEMYEVEEDFLLVMDYYDDVVVYDSATDPENISFFQIKTSSKNWTLNSLTKRKPGAEGPSLSILGKMYECKMQFPEHTLSLNFISNYTYNLKLLCGEKSITKKKICLSELEEVTIAEIIRKVIDEHQLKDNPDFVELTFFEVSELLVDNRETYLKGKLSEFIEKQNPDSKYKVSVIYDAIFSEVKVKNNYESDISSFEELAKHKGISREQFKEHIQMFSTDDEEQERWRFINDSLLQENMPFSDRLKIKQAWDDYRVDKMNYANLKLRNTITIISKMIETYKEKQIINLQNDLLKPVYNEYISKESNSFYSEYYIKVIILMEFSK; this is encoded by the coding sequence ATGGATAAACTAAAAGACTCATTTGTTAAGCCGAGAGACATTAGTGGTCCCCGTTCTTCAAATAGATTTGATTATCAAAAAGATTGGGCTATTTTAAAGATGATGGAAATGTATGAAGTTGAAGAAGACTTCTTATTAGTTATGGATTATTACGATGATGTAGTTGTTTATGATTCAGCTACAGACCCTGAAAACATTTCCTTTTTTCAAATAAAAACAAGTTCAAAGAATTGGACTTTAAATTCTTTAACAAAAAGAAAACCAGGAGCAGAAGGACCTTCTTTGTCAATTTTAGGGAAAATGTATGAATGCAAGATGCAATTTCCAGAGCATACTTTATCACTTAATTTCATTTCGAATTACACTTATAATTTAAAATTATTATGTGGAGAAAAGAGCATTACAAAGAAAAAAATTTGTCTTTCAGAGCTAGAAGAAGTAACCATCGCAGAAATTATCCGCAAGGTGATAGATGAGCATCAATTGAAAGATAACCCAGATTTTGTTGAATTGACGTTTTTTGAGGTATCTGAATTATTAGTGGATAATCGAGAAACTTATTTAAAAGGTAAATTATCAGAGTTTATTGAAAAACAAAATCCTGATTCAAAATACAAGGTTAGCGTTATTTACGATGCAATATTTAGTGAAGTGAAAGTAAAAAACAACTATGAAAGTGACATCTCTTCTTTCGAAGAATTAGCGAAGCATAAAGGAATTAGCCGAGAACAATTTAAAGAACATATTCAAATGTTCTCAACAGATGACGAAGAACAGGAGCGCTGGAGATTTATTAATGACTCCCTTTTGCAAGAAAATATGCCTTTTTCAGACCGGCTTAAAATAAAGCAGGCATGGGATGATTATAGAGTAGATAAGATGAATTATGCTAATTTGAAATTGAGAAATACAATCACTATTATCTCAAAAATGATAGAAACATATAAAGAAAAACAGATTATAAATTTACAAAATGATTTATTAAAGCCGGTATATAACGAATATATATCTAAAGAATCTAATTCATTTTATAGTGAATATTATATCAAGGTCATAATTTTAATGGAGTTTAGTAAATGA
- the rlmH gene encoding 23S rRNA (pseudouridine(1915)-N(3))-methyltransferase RlmH produces the protein MNISIITVGKLKEKYLKQGIAEYTKRLQAYAKMEIIELADEKAPEHLSDQDMKIIKDKEGERILSKINPDAHVIALAIEGKMKSSEELADTIDKLATYGKSKVCFVIGGSLGLSDAVMQRANEKLSFSRMTFPHQLMRLVLVEQVYRAFRIVRGEPYHK, from the coding sequence GTGAATATATCAATTATCACAGTAGGAAAATTAAAAGAGAAGTATTTAAAGCAAGGCATAGCCGAATACACAAAACGATTACAGGCCTATGCGAAAATGGAGATCATTGAGCTCGCGGACGAAAAAGCGCCCGAACACCTCAGCGATCAAGACATGAAAATCATCAAAGACAAAGAAGGCGAACGCATCCTAAGCAAAATCAACCCAGACGCCCACGTCATCGCCCTCGCCATCGAAGGAAAAATGAAAAGTTCCGAAGAATTAGCCGATACAATAGATAAGCTGGCAACATACGGAAAAAGCAAAGTATGTTTCGTCATAGGCGGATCCCTTGGCTTAAGCGACGCCGTCATGCAGCGTGCGAATGAGAAACTGTCGTTTTCGAGGATGACGTTTCCGCATCAGTTGATGAGGTTGGTGTTGGTGGAGCAGGTTTATCGTGCGTTTCGGATTGTGCGGGGGGAGCCTTATCATAAATAG
- a CDS encoding CxxH/CxxC protein, giving the protein MNKIFYACAEHIETVLDMYIDDHEVPPEFRKIEHTHSLSTTCELCAEPAIYIVGNE; this is encoded by the coding sequence ATGAACAAAATATTTTATGCTTGTGCAGAACACATTGAAACCGTATTAGACATGTACATAGATGATCACGAAGTGCCACCAGAATTCAGAAAAATCGAACATACACACAGCTTATCCACAACCTGTGAATTGTGCGCTGAACCTGCAATATATATAGTGGGGAACGAATGA